Proteins found in one Myxococcus virescens genomic segment:
- the rpmG gene encoding 50S ribosomal protein L33, translating to MPKGNRSIISLECTVCKERNYTTTKNKRKSQDKLELSKFCPRCRKHQDHKEGKV from the coding sequence ATGCCGAAGGGCAATCGCTCCATTATTTCGCTCGAGTGCACGGTGTGCAAAGAGCGGAACTACACGACCACGAAGAACAAGCGGAAGAGCCAGGATAAGCTCGAGCTGAGCAAGTTCTGTCCTCGTTGCCGCAAGCATCAGGACCACAAGGAAGGTAAGGTCTAG